The window AGCTGCAGATCAGATCAGAATAATGTTGAAGGATTAAAAGTTTGCTACAGGTTTCTAAAGGTGACACCGAGACTTAAATCAGGCCGACtctgcagagacaaaaacaaacaaaacaacataaataaatgatttaatagATTTTCTCTTTTGTCAAAAGCTGAATTCACAGAAACCACTTCCATCCAGTCTGGAGAAACATGGAAACGTCTGCTGCAGTCGACTCAAACTAAGCTCAATGAGGCACGGTGATGAGAACGAGGAACGCCGCCGATCCAGACACTCTGTATGGATCACGTCTCAAGCTGAGTTGTTTTTGGTTTAGATAAAGAAAGTAAATCAAGCTCAAATCTGGCTgaactacattaaaaaaaattattttacttttcaacGGACATTTATTAAGTTATTTTTTAACCGACTCCAAGCTGATGGATCTGATGGCAGCCACACACTGAGATTTCAGCCTGATCAGCTGATTTTATTCATGGAGGATaaaacttcctgttttatttgaacGCCTGCAACGTGCAGAAATATCGATTTGTGCGAGCATGCAACTGAACATGCTTCATACAGGATCTTGTTAAATCAGGCCCAAAACGTATAATCCAGATGTTGAACAGCTGTCCTTCCTGTGGAGGGAGGAAGTCCCCTCCgccacacactgcagtgtgttcGGTTATGAAGAGCTGAAATGAGAGTGTGTCGCCGCCCTGAACACATCTGGTCACTTTCTCACGCTGTGCTGTGGATCTTTACATCTTTGCATCCACTTCCTGAAGAATGAAGATGAACACGGAATCTGCCGGTCTGATTGATCAgtggaacgtgtgtgtgtgtggaaaaacgGGGGGTGGCGTGAATCTGTGAGAACGATGAAGAGAAGGCCTACAAAAGaactaaaacattaaaaatcaaaGTCCTGGCTTACGCTCagcatctccatggcaacagaaacaaacattaaTAACTATGATCAGCATCCATCGACTCCCACAAGTCAGaggcaccagcagcagcagcagcagcagccaatcGGGGAGCAGCTAGCGGCGGTAGACCCCGAAGGCCACCAGGCTGAGAAAGATGGTGACGCCGACCAGCGAGGCAGTGGCCGGGGCGGTGAAGAACTGCCGGTACTGGATCTGACAGTACCACAGCACCGACAGCATGAAGACCAGCAGCGGCACCATGAGGCTGCCCACGTTCAGGGCCACCTGCACCTGGTCGGCGGGCCGCGGCCCCCCCGCCGCGCCCCGGCCCGCGTGCTGCGAGATGTGGCAGTGCAGGACGCAGTTGTGGACCAGGTTGAGGGAGGCCAGAGTCTGAGcgtcgtcctgcagcagctggcccTGGTAGATGAGGCGCACCTGCTGCTCCTGACCGGCGAAGTAGGTCCTGAAAGGTCAGACAGACACGGGGTCACGgtgaggctgcaggagggggaCGCTCCGGTCACAGCTACACAGAATCTATGGATCAGTAATACTGCGGAGGAGTGTTGGCGGTTGAAGTTACCGTTTGATGTATCCGATGGTGTCCTGCGGTTTGACCTGAGCTGTTCTTTCTGTGTCATTCAGAAACTTCAGTCTGACCACCATGTCCTCTGAGACACACTTTCTCCTCCGGCTCCCCTGTTCCTGATGCCATCTCCTCCCACAGTCTCTCCCGTCCcgccgtcctccccctcctcctggggGGTCGCGGTGACGGGCGGGGCCTCGGTCCCGGAGCCGTCGCTCACGGAGCTGGAGGCGGACGACGACAGcggcgaggaggaagaagaagagggcgAGGACGGGACGCTGGTGGAGGCGAGGGGCGAGTCCTGGTGGGCGGGGGCCGGTCCTGTGCTGCTGGCTGACGCTCACGGAGGCGGTGAACAGGTGCTCTTGGGGCTCCGGGGTGCGGGTGGAGATCCAGgcgagcagcagcaccagcagcagcagcagggagccgAAGAGCAGCGTCACCTCGTCGCCCACGCCTTCGATCAGAGCCATCGCCCACGGCAACGCCCGCGCAGGTCAGCACGGGTCAAACacctggaggagggaaaaacagacatcatcctcttcctcctcctcctcctcctcatctctcaggctttgctgccatctgctggcgAAATGGTTCAGTGAAAATCTTTATAACCTGAAGAAGTATCGATTCGGGTATTTCTGAAAGCTTTACATAAAGACATTAAAAACTTCTGGCTCTAATGTGAGCAGCGCTGAACATACAACAATCTGATGAGGAAATCACTCGTGCTCACTGAATCCATCAGCCCGAGACGGTTAATCTTGCACTGCCTTGTGGGTAATCAGGAACTATGATCACAGGACACAGCTTTGGAACAGGAATTACAGCCAAGCTAACATATTTCTAGTTGATTAAAGCTTCTGTTACAATGGAGACAGAATTAATCTGAGATCTACAGCAATCACTAAAAACAAccaacttcagctgcattttgcCAGGAGTACAATGAAAAACTACTTCCTAAAAGTAAACAAAATTTAGAcgcaaagttaaaaaaaacagcttctttctGCTTCGGTCCCAGGTTATTATAtaaacagctcctctcagcaAAGCTTTCTCGAGATCTGTATTTTTCACAAACaagagcaagttttttttttttaaattaatgttaCTGTTTTGTGAAACAGTAACATTCATGTTCCAAGTCTGCTTCACCCTTAAACTCTCCATCTGCCCACTGAAACTGTTAATCTGTCCTGCCCCTGGATTGTGAAGCACGCCCTCCAGGACATCCAGACTCTGTGAAATCACATCTACAATCATCCTGTTCAGAGCAGATCAACACACATAAGACCTCTTTCTGTACTTCTTTCTATATGGAGAAATGGAAAACTGTCATAATTAACTTTTTGTTGTCTAATGGAAGATGATCTCAGGAGCTGTGAAAGGTACAgatgaataaaatgcatttttttttattaataactAAACTAGAGAATGACTTTACAGGACCCAGAACTAAGACGTCGTTTAGAATTCAGAttcttttttccacataatGAGTATCTCCTGCTAGATCTCAAGATCACAATGAATGGTAAATGCTAAACCTTTTATGCCTTGTCACTCATGCCAGTGTTTGACGAGACTCAAAATCCATAAATGAATTAAGTGTAATTAGGCAAAGTTATTTAAAGAGAGGATGCTGTGAAGACAAAAGCTACTTTTCCTTCTGTATTATTGGTTTCGACCTAGAATATGACATTGTTTACTCGTGAAGATTCAGCACGAGTTTTATGTGATTGTGTGTAAAGGAGTGACTAAAGTTTGATAGAATGGTCAGAGTTTAGAGACCTCTCCATCCTCTGCATAATTTTCTCCTTCATGCACATCTTTTCActcatgttttctctgaaagATCACAAGCAGCACAGTCCGAAGAAGATTTAAAGAACTGAAGGAGCTTGACAAGGAGTAGAGTAGTAGTCAGGACCACCTAACCTGAGACCAAGTCCAGATCAAGACCAGAGTAAAACCAAGATCAGGGCATCATAAGAGCAGCACCAGAGCATCAAGACCAAGACTACCACATCCTAAGATCaggaaaagacaaacattaaaggGCAAAAACCAGTAACCTGAAATATGGCCTCAAAACCTTGACCGGACCGGACTACGGCCCTACATGGAGACTACAGAGGCTTGAGTGtcactttcattaaaacaaaccaGACAGCTGAAGTTGAAAGACCTCTTCATGTTGTTTCCTGTCCTGACCCAATAGTATGTGTGTAGAGACGGAGCCTCGCCTGTTCCCGGTTCTACGGGACAGGCATGACGGTAGTTTAACTCTGGTAAGCACCGTTATCGGGTTTTGATGGAGGCCAGACTACAAAAACAGACCACATCGAAACCGAATCTCTCATTTCTAATCCAAAGTCTCAAGGCTAGCTGCTCCCGCATACAGCTGATGCTACGCTACAAGCGAGCACAAGCGAGCAGGGGGGTCCGGGGtgagggggggtcaggggggcgACAAATTAGAAAATTACCAGAAATTTAGAGAGACTCAGAACAGCGATGGCATGAAAATAAACTCACAGTTCAGCTTAGAATCCTCATTTCAGTCCGCGTTAGCCTGCAGGCTAACCAGGCTAATGTGGCTTCCTGCTGCCGCTTCcgcgcttcttcttcttcgttctATTTACAAGGCGACTCAAGTGGAGGACTGCCGCCATCACGTGGCCACATGTGGAACTGTCCCCTATTTCTGTGGCTCTGACGGGCACTAATGTCTCAGACGCTGAAAACAATTGAAAAGCAGCTAAATATATTATATTCAATCCACACATCTACTACACTGCTTAATGTAATTAAAGGTGAGACACTGTAGTTGACCATCTGTGAAGGCATGTCACATAAACCAGCAGGATGCCTTTTCCAGAGATTGTTTTCGCATTACTGGGGGAAAATCCCAATCCAAAGTAATATGTGGAATGTAAAACTATTCAATTAATCAAAGCACTAATTTTATATTGGCTATATTGATTGAAGATAAACAAAAGCAATTTAAAAACCATCATACACCATTGTGACAgtattttttagattttatgtgAATCCAGATTTCACATCAAAACCTTGAAATGAAAGCATGACATGAGTTATGCTTTATGTGACATGTTAACAATAATATCTTAAATTTGTCAAAGACTTGACTGTCAAGTGGGTTGTGGGGTAGCACTGTGGTTCAAGTCATGGGAGCTCATTCTCAATATTTTAGTCTGATGAACCAAAAGGATCATGGATTCTTCAACCAAGAACATTTTTCCAGTTGACCTTTGAGACCCACATGTCTTTGGACATACTAGTCCGGATTTAATGAGTTACCAGAGGAGTGCCGGTCACGGTTTCCTGCTTCATCTCTTCTTAACCTTTCTGTGAAGTTATTCTGAACGTTTTGTCATCGTGGCAGGAAAACTGATAAACCATTAACTGGATCTTCCTCTCACAGATAATCACCTCAGAAGACTCCATGTTGATCTCTATTTCTATTATTATGTGTGCAGACCAAACTTTAcctttcacatttttccaacaTTATTTTGCAGAACAGAAGCCACATCTCATAAATGTCTCCAAAAGTGTATATTCGTGTGGAGACAAATCTGTTTTATGGATTTATCcattatccattcatccagtctAAAGGTTTGAGACAGACAAGATTCACTCACAGCCAGAGgtggagcgtgggtctcagtacagagggggcggagcattctcgatgggccctcATGACAGtgattttaccattcaaacaatcctcatgctaccatcaaacaacacactaaggctcacttttattgagcaataaagtcacaaaccaacATGCAgtgtgacagctgtcaatctcagagcgtcgctgtccatggtgctgaaaactcagacaaaaagtcacgggctacatctgtaccatctttgatgcagcttaaaggtgctgtaggcaggattttgctagtcaatgctaattttctgtgttttctttggattaaatgttatagtatccattgataatcctttaggagtgtagcataattgcactaccgcgagggcgcagcgtttccatctgtctctgttctgagctgaaaaggaatctccacagctccaggtatctttgaccaatcagaagagcccctgaggctctaaccatgattggtcgagaggCATTCGttgcacattcttgtgggaggggcttaacttgcgtaagggcgtgatgtcagagaaaacaggacaggattggctgtgctgagtTTCAAAACGCaatcttacttaggtaaccctaagcaagatggcggagatgccgaatcctgcctactgCACCTTTAATATAAACTgcacacagctggtctaaaattacacaatcgtttccgatagatatagacacagctatctatagatttggaattcacgtatattagaaaaaatagACTCTgcggtctcttgtagttgagagcaacaAAGGCACATTCAactaggcaggtgtttaagaccacagcatgctgataaagataatatttttgaaggtttcactgactcaccaatggctcccgATGTAGGGTTTTGGGTCGtacgctagcggctagcattgTGTTAGCTGTTTAAACTTCCCTCCAAGAGCTCACGGATCAAGTGCAAAGGTAAAAACTtgttaatgccgcacagccaatcagcagttACAGCTCTGAGCATCCATttacagtcgtaatgtaagaattggcaaatggagccacactcatatgcgtataccttctcgcacacactgcacattttattataataatttatttaggagtaatgtgaacacatcacatgaaacggggccctatgaccctGTGGGCCCTGgagcgaccgcccccttgcccccactctggctccgctacagctcACAGCAAGTCAGAGGACTGAAATTAACACAAATATGTCGTTGGACTTATACACACACAACGCCTCACAGAAAGACTTTGAGCTGAATCTGGAATATTCAGGATGCCAACTACCACCCCAAACACTGAATTCTGGATAATATATATGGTGTAGTGTAATATatgtaaaatatttttacatATGTGTGATGATTCATAATTGTGTGGTCTTTTAAGTGAACACCACAGGGAAACGCTGGGGGtttcttttgaaagaaaaaaaatgtatttcatctaTCACTCTTTTTGGACATTGAAAAATATCTATactcaatttaaaaaatgttttgttcacAGTTGATTTGTTAATTTGTTATGCctacaacaaaaaataaaaagttatgtGTTAAGGTGATATCCTTAATGATGATAATTAACACAAAACTTTCAAAGATTTGGTGATAGTGAGAACCTAAAATGTAAGTTAGCTCCCTcaaaattaaaagcaaaacagTTATACTGCTTTTGCAGTGTTCctctatttttatttcataGTTGTCAATCGCTCTTTGCAGCTGTATAAATTGGAGTGTTCAATATTGTTGAAAATCAACAGCAAATATGTTGTCCATCTTAACTTGATAGTTATTTTCGTCGTGCTGTAAATGCATTAAATTATCATTATCAATGAGTTTGAAAGGGATTACATCTCAGACCTGCATCGTGTCACCTCAATCGTTTTTTTTCGAGAATCtcgtattattttttttcatcttgaacTTTATTTAACATTATGCGGATTAAGAGTATTATAGACATTTGTGCAGatgattttatgttttctgtcGGTTTAGGTTACGTTTAACCTCTGAAAACATTAAGCAGCAGTCTGTAGAAACCCTGCATTTAAATAAGATTTGATCTTTTATTCTTATGAATCAGACTCTGCTTTGCTGAGTGTCTGTGTTTAGTATTTACTGTCCATACTTTTCAGTAAAAAACCGGATTTTTAAGTTGTTTTGGAATAATGACTTCGATAAATGCCTTAATAGAACAATGAAGATGTTTGTTAAATTTCCAGATGCACAGTGATTTGCCTGTGGTGTCGCGCATGCGCACTGCGTCTCCCTCGCATGGAGCGTCAAGAGCCCGGAAGTCCCCGGATGTTGAGACGGATTCTGTCCTTAGAAATAAATACACCAAAACCAAGAACAGCttccgtttctctctctctctctcgttcttcTCCCTCTTGCTTATTTTGCctgcaaatttttttttcataaatgtttcagaaaataataattattcaAACTATCCTAAATGAGTGGCATTTTCTggaatgtttttatttgcattttcttaAACTCTATTACAATTTACATCATGTGCTACTTTTTAGAAGAGCCATTATGCACATTTTGATCGGTATTCTTGTAGCCTAAAAAGTTTATTAGTCCAACATGACAGAATTCCacttttatatttacattcagCAGAAAATTAGCAATTTTGCACACTCTTACAGGTGATCTGAGAAAAGGGCATGAAGGGGTACAGTCAACTGAATTGGTTCTAAGTAGTAgtgaaataaatcattaaatcGAAGTTAGAGAATTAAAAGTTGAAACTTTGGGTAGTATTTGTGAAGAGTACTTTGCGCTTTCAATTGATAATTCTTTTAACAATATTCCAACTGCCAGTATAATTCAAGGAAGTAACAGTGAACTAATTGTGCTTCAGTACAAATTCAAGGAATTACTGTATATGAAAAGGTGCAAATCTAACTTAAAAAAACATCCTAAAAATGTACAGTATATCACATATTTATTAGTTTTTGTGGCATCAAGATGAATAAAAATTGTGAATATTGTGAATACTGTAAGGGCAGTGAACTGTTTCAACACCCTTTGCTTTCATAAAAAAGTTCAACTTATCTTAATTaacaaaaatcaaaattcaaattcagtcaaaaacattttgaaaaacaaatacatccaccatgtgtgttttttgtttgtttttgttttattgtttttttttttgtttgtttgtttgtttgttttttgtttttgttcttttgttttttgggcaGATCACACTGTTTCACTATTTTAACATTATTGGACAATATTATTGTAAATTCCATGTTGATTGAGCAGATTGAGCTTCAGAAAATTAATTGGTGTCTTTGAAAAGAGCATATTTAAAATCtttcctgtgtttattttaacgTGACGACCTGTGATCTTAATGCAGgtgttgaaaataaaatgtgtttttattcgaAGTTAAAGCTGAAGACGTGCAAAAGAAAGAGGTCCAGTAAAGCAGCTCCTCAGAGGAGGATGTTTTATTCTGGAAGCTGCACCGGGTCAGTCGCTGCCGGTGATCGTTTTCTTGACTTCTGGAGGAATGAATCATCaggaggagacagactgaggaccGATGAGACGCTCGGAAGACATCTGATCCGAGACCAGCTGCAGGGAGCCGCTGCGGTCTTTCACAGCTGcaggtccctgaacgcatccctctgtgtgcgtgcgtgtgcgtgcgtgaagGATGCCGGACCACATCTCAGTGAGCGAGTCCTGTCCGAGACCACCGAGGACTACAACTCCCCCCACCACGTCCAGCTTCACCACccggctgcagagctgcaggaacacCGTCAGCATCCTGGAGGAGGTGCGCGCCGACCCCGTCTGCCCGCTGTCCCGTCCGCTGTGCGCGTGCGTCCGTGCGTGCATGTGTCAGCCAaacccccctctcctctgcGGATCCGCGCACATGTAGTGTCATTCCGTGACCGCGGAGCCCGTGGAGGGGTTTGCAGCGGCTCTCTGCCGCCCTCACAGGTCTGTTTATGCAGAGTGAGGACTGCGGGAAAAACAACCCAGCTGAGGCTCAAAGTTAAATTACCCCGAACGGAGCGCTGATTGGtgggacgcacgcacccctgggGGGGCGTGATGCCCCCTCTCGCTGAAGGCACAGCCGGGGGTTCGGGGTCTGGGAGCTGGATTTTGGTGAATGATGCTGGGCTTGAAGGGCTCGTCCAGAGGAGACAAGCTTCACCTTGAAGGCTCCCTGAGACCACAGCTGCTGCCCAGGCTGTTATTTTAAGGTCTAATTATACTACAAACACACTCCCAGATGGCAATCTACAGATTGTAGGGGTGTCACTATGAAGACATTCTCTCACTGAGATCTCGAGAGACATGTGTCTCTGAGGATCAAATACAATCAAGGCTGGTGCGTTTCAGTCAGTCAGAACCGAGGTTTCTGAAGACACCAgtggtttttattcatttatatttatgtAAATCCACACTGTGGGACTCCGCCACGCTACTTTTACTAACAGGAGACAGATATGATGGAGGTGATGATGACATGGTGATTGGAGTCGCACCACGGGATTGCCCTTGACGACCTACATCCTCCAGCCAAGTTGCCATAGCAACAAGACATCAtccaaaacacactcacacatgctaATTCTGTCTGCCTATGCAAAGAGCGATGGCCGCACGATATGATGATAAGAGCCTAAATCTGACCCAGAACCAAACCAGAGCTCAACGCAAGATTTTTACCAGTTTTTTCACCTTGTTCACTCTAAAAGCTGAAAGTTGATCTTCTCAGGTGACTTGATGAGCTTTCATCAAACTTAAAGTGTTACCAATTGGGAAGCTAAACCTGAACCACTGAAGAATCACAACTGATCCAAAAACCTGAACTTGGACTTTATCCAATGAAGAGGAGCTGACCCTGATTCAGGGAGCGTTAAGTTCAGACTGTTCACAAATAATCATCAGGGATTAGCCCGCAACCTAAAGTTGGATGATATGGGATGCTGGATGGATcacagcaggaaagaaaagtaAACCAGCATCAGAGCTTCAACCTGAGCTGAAGTCAGCAGCTGTCTCTCTTCCGTCTCTCCTCAGGCTCTGGATCAGGACCGCTTCATCCTCCAAAAGGTGAAGAAGTCAGTCAAATCCATCTTCAGCTCAGGACAAGGTATGGGTCAAGAGTTCAGTAATGACAATTCAACAGTTGTATTgattaaaaactttattaaaggtttttttttattatgtgttggagcagagcatgctgggaaccAGGAGAGCTTCAGTCAGGCCCTGGAGCGACTGGGTGGAAACAACTCTGAGCTGGGAGCTGCCTTTTGTTAAGTTCTCCTGCCTTGTTAAAGAGCTCGCCGCTCTGCTCAAGAACCTGGTCAGTCACTCATCACTTATTATTCAATCATCAAGTCAATATTCAGTCACCAAAAATATTAATGCTGGGTACAAACAGCCTACTGTGTGCTGGTGTGCCTGAATTTTCCCTTTTTGTGCTTCAGTTGCAGAGTCTGAGTCATAATGTAGTGTTCACCTTGGACTCTCTGCTGAAAGGAGACCTGAAAGGAGTCAAAGGGGTGAGGTCCTAAATGCCTGAGCCAAGGAACAACTAAACCATCTCTCTCATAAACACTCATCTCCCcaaaaaatcaaacacattaacaaacaaacatctAAAGTATATATGAACCATAAAAGACATGTTCCATGAAACCCCTGAACCAACCAACAGGACCCACTGAACACATTGAACATCAAACACCTGAACCATGAAATGTGAAATCCCAGTCACATCAAAATCAGTCACTTGAATCACAGAAGATATTTACCAGCAAACATCCAAACCTTCGAACAACCCAGACTGTCAACATCCTTAACTAACAAACACTAGAACCTTCAGAAACCTCAATCATCTGACATGTTGACCATGAAACATTGGAACCCATCCAGCATTCAAACACCAATGACACATGGAACATTTTAACCAATAGTCACCCTGAATCATTAGAAATATCTACCATCAGATTCTTTTACCACCAAACCACATGCAGTATCAACATCTGCTCATTAACATGCATGTGAGCCACCAGCTCCCGAGCCCACAAACCGTCAAACCATCCAATTTATTACCAACAAAACCCCGAACCATCGATTACTGGAATCAGCAATAGCCTTGACCAAGAAACACCCAAACCAATAAACACCAGAACGACCAAAATCCTAACAAACACCTCAGCTACTGGAAATCTGAACCTACATGTTAACCAACAAACACTTGATTCATTGAAACTTCACACATGGGAACATTAAACCCTCAAACCCAACCAGGCTCAGGTGGAGTGTACTAACTGTTGAACTTCTTTGCTTTCATTTCTGTGAATGTTATTGCTTAATTTCTTTCATCAGGATCTGAAGAAGCCTTTTGATAAAGCCTGGAAGGACTACGAGACCAAGTTGTGAGTCTTCACTATCGTGGACATTCAAACAGAGATCATATAAGATGTAGTCATTTGGTTTTGTCATTAAGCTGCACTCAGATCAAATTC of the Salarias fasciatus chromosome 18, fSalaFa1.1, whole genome shotgun sequence genome contains:
- the LOC115405255 gene encoding LOW QUALITY PROTEIN: transmembrane and ubiquitin-like domain-containing protein 1 (The sequence of the model RefSeq protein was modified relative to this genomic sequence to represent the inferred CDS: deleted 3 bases in 2 codons), producing the protein MALIEGVGDEVTLLFGSLLLLLVLLLAWISTRTPEPQEHLFTASVSVSQQHRTGPAHQDSPLASTSVPSSPSSSSSSPLSSSASSSVSDGSGTEAPPVTATPQEEGEDGGTGETVGGDGIRNRGAGGESVSEDMVVRLKFLNDTERTAQVKPQDTIGYIKRTYFAGQEQQVRLIYQGQLLQDDAQTLASLNLVHNCVLHCHISQHAGRGAAGGPRPADQVQVALNVGSLMVPLLVFMLSVLWYCQIQYRQFFTAPATASLVGVTIFLSLVAFGVYRR